One genomic window of Misgurnus anguillicaudatus chromosome 12, ASM2758022v2, whole genome shotgun sequence includes the following:
- the avd gene encoding avidin gives MNSLVWSLFVSLLTYHAVSGHEHHFNINKKVSDCNITGAWRNQLGSTLRIKTDGAEVTGVYQTAVESTRGSAGHERSAKIFGVVGDGPQPIVSFAVMWEKGSCSAWVGQCFILPEGVPVLKTFWLLRSKADNLAVDWGSTRLGEDLFFMT, from the exons ATGAATTCGTTGGTGTGGTCGCTTTTTGTGAGTCTATTAACCTACCATGCGGTGTCTGGACATGAGcatcattttaatataaataagaag GTAAGTGATTGTAACATCACTGGCGCATGGCGCAATCAACTGGGCTCAACCCTGCGCATAAAGACGGACGGAGCGGAGGTCACGGGTGTTTATCAGACCGCGGTGGAATCCACCCGTGGCTCAGCGGGCCATGAACGATCAGCAAAAATCTTCGGAGTGGTTGGTGATGGACCACAACCCATTGTTTCATTTGCCGTGATGTGGGAGAAAG GCTCGTGTTCTGCTTGGGTTGGTCAGTGCTTTATTTTACCTGAGGGTGTGCCGGTACTGAAAACCTTTTGGCTGTTGCGCAGCAAAGCTGATAATTTAGCAGTCGACTGGGGAAGTACCAG GCTGGGAGAAGATCTTTTTTTCATGacttga